The genomic interval TTAAGAAGTAAATAGATGAAAGCTGTAGTGTTATCTTTCAATTGCAGGCTAGAAGAAGAAAACCTGACAGTttttgagtttcttttttttctggaaaCGCTCACCAGAGCTTGATGAATGTTATGCGATTAATTGTTGTAGTTAGACATGTTTGAATCTGAACCTGCTCTTTTAAACCTGCAGATTTAGTTTACTTACTTTTCTGTAAAAGGTCTTCagcaaaacattacaaaaagtATTTTAGTGCTAGTTGAATTAAAAACTTCCTATTTAAGCCCCAGTGTTTAAACTGTTGCTTCTCTTCTTCAGGTTTGATAGGAATGTCTGaaataaactaattaaaaaatCCTTATTAAGTCATATTTAACAGATTTAAGCTGCACAACATAGTCATCATCATTGCATCACAGCGGTTACCACTGTGGTATCAATATGTGGGTGGCTGTTATATGTCAACTACCATACAGTGAGTAAGCCAGTAATATATCTGGACAGTTGAATGGACTTGATGTCCACATCTGATGTAGGTTGTAGTGGTTGAGATGCTAAAGCCCATGGACAGTAGTGGGGACTCTGTGGAAAGTTAAGGAAAATATGGATTAATTGCAAACAGAATAGTTATCGTAGTATTCAACTCTGGTTTAACTTGAATTAAAAGTTGTCTAAAGTCTAAAACAGTAAAATGTCCCTTTGTTGTTAATGATTctgcattcagtcagtcagtctaaAACCAAAATGATGCTAATAAAATGTCAATATAAAGGTGAGGTGGCAAATCAAAAACAatgctatttatttaaatatataactaaatgtaaaaacaacaacttaTTAAGCTTTATTAGGTTAATGTCcttttgaaaaatgttcttttccattctaattctaatttttttccttacttattcagacctggagaaaaaaaaagcagcatagGAGTTCAGGATTCGGGTTCATGCTTTTTGGTTTTAAAGACACACCAGGTCTCAATTTAGCTTGTTTATCTTCttcgtgttttgttttgtttttttcttagcaTTGGTTCTGACTGTCCAGACAACCGCCTCGGTCACCAGCAGTCAGAATGTTTCAGCACAATCTGTGCTAATCCTAATGAATAAAACCAGTACCAGCAACAGCTCAATATCTCCTCAACCCAACACCAACTCCACATCTGTCACCAGTAACACCACGGCAGCTACATCTGGAGTCTCCAATACAACTGTGGACAGCAACACAACAATGCTGAGTGTAACAATCAGTACCACTGCTCTAAACAACAATGGTTCTATTGGGACTACAGATTCACAAGGTACCACAGCATATGGAACCAACATGACACAGGACACAAGCAACACCACCAACTCACCCGCTTCTGTTTCGCCAAACAATCCAGACACAAACCAGAGTACAACCCTCCCCTCTCCAGCAAACTCAACATCAAACATGAATGCGACTGTTACCTTGAACACAAACTCAACCACAACATCCAACACAAACCAAACATCTCCCAGCAACAATGTGACAGTTACCACAAATGTGAACCCAACTGCTTCCCCAAACACAAACCCAACATTGACCGGGAACTCAGCCACCTCCTCAAACCCAACAACGAGCCCTAAAACCAGTCCGATTGTTCCTGCGACCAGCAACAGCAGTGGGGGGGTTCCTGGATGGGGCATAGCTCTGCTGGTTCTAGCTGCAGTggttctgctgctgctcctcctgatGCTAATCACTCTGGTGAGTCCTCACGCTGTGTCCTGGAGTGTCTTTCAACAggatattttctaaaaatattacatCCTGATTTAAGCTTTTACTGTACTTTAAAATTTTGCTCATAATGAAGATATtctgatttaaatgtaaaacttcAGTCTGAAGTAGTTTACCTTCCCCTATCTGCTTGTGGTGTATACGTGTTTATTGGAAGGTCTTCAACAAAAGGTTTCTGACTGAAACTAGATAATTAGCATAATAAATGCTTCATTACATagtatttattataattttcttattttatttattcattattttctctATTAACATCCTGTATTTTAATTTAGCAGAATTTAACGCAAAGCTGCTCTGATttgaatatttctgctttttgtgtGTTAAGTGGGTTCACTTTAAAAGCACCATAGATGACTAGAATTAAATCATGATTTCATTGAACGCATTTTCAGCTGACTGGATATTATTTTCAGTTGTCCTTTGGAAACACGAAGAGAAAACATCCATTGTGTCAGACTGTTGAACTGATACATGGATCCCAAACTTCTTTTTAGTAACGTTTAATGAAAAGATCTGAGGCAGCAGGAAATGAAAACAATGACCATGCCCCCTGAAGGTTAACTCAACTATAGCAGCAGTAGATCTGTGACTCTATTTGAAGGACTTTCATTCAGTAGTCTGTAGTCTCAAATCATCTGTGAAACGGGACACCGGCACCATTTGATTTAAAGGGCCAGCAAAATCTGTAGGACCTCGGCCTAGGGATCAGAGGTCATAATGTAGCAGCCCTGATAGGTTTAGGATATTTTTAAATCAGCtaaattctctttttttaagctgattttttcttttttcttttttttgaaagCAATAGTGAATGAGAAAATGAAATTGGTCAGTCTGAGCACATCAGCTTGTCCTTTTTCTCTTAAACATCCTGGAAAGTTGTTCCACTTCAGAACCAGCCTGaaacagatgatttttttttttttgtatatcatCAGTGTCACACTTCTTTAAATAAGAGATGTCAGTAAGTAAACAGAAAGTTAACATCACTAAAATAACATCTAATTTCCAAATCAGTCACTAAATTTCCCAAATCTGGTGTAACGATGAAGCAAATCagccagaacccaaaacgcagccagacaagagaacAGTTCACCaaaagatttattattaaaataattgggTTGATGGGGTTCCACAGGAAGTGGTCAGACTGGgaggacaggaatggaggttccACAGGGGACCGGaatccagccggggaggaaggggGAGTGGAGAACgggaggtcttgggggttccgGGAACAAACAGGTAACAGGGACaatttccaccaaccagatgcagagTCGTTAGACAATCCGgggtaaagcactggagggtttcaggcaaAGGTAGTCCAGTAATCCGAagacagagtcagagacaggcaggtttcagcaacgggAGGTCAGAACtcttccaaacagcagaaggacttgtcaaaaatctgtggtcaaaaacaggcaggatcagaaAACCAGAAAAACTTTCTTAGAACAcgaatcaaggcttgaaagctgtgactgaggcaacagacgatctcgcactgagctggtgacgagcagctgtttaaataggagcagcccagtgcaggtgaaggcaatgagtaatcagcacagtcaagctgaagggctggaatcatgacatcACCTCCTCCTCAAGGGGCGGCCCTTGACGCCCCTCTGGGCTGGTCCGGATGTCGGCGATGAAAATCGCGGACGAGGTCCTTATCCAGGAT from Girardinichthys multiradiatus isolate DD_20200921_A chromosome 5, DD_fGirMul_XY1, whole genome shotgun sequence carries:
- the LOC124869155 gene encoding putative protein TPRXL, coding for METPALCIVLMFVSSALVLTVQTTASVTSSQNVSAQSVLILMNKTSTSNSSISPQPNTNSTSVTSNTTAATSGVSNTTVDSNTTMLSVTISTTALNNNGSIGTTDSQGTTAYGTNMTQDTSNTTNSPASVSPNNPDTNQSTTLPSPANSTSNMNATVTLNTNSTTTSNTNQTSPSNNVTVTTNVNPTASPNTNPTLTGNSATSSNPTTSPKTSPIVPATSNSSGGVPGWGIALLVLAAVVLLLLLLMLITLLVWFCCCRRRSSFSPYTHLNHTDNIPMYTTHSRFFVTNGKDQEDLGKSMNQQSGSYAVVQ